tacatcactttttttcccccttctcacaTGCAGTAATTGGTTCTTACAATGTTCTTGCTCTCCCACACATGTACTTAAACAGGAAACAAGGGGTGGGAGTTGTAGTGTGGGGGTTTCCTGTTCTGTCTTTCTGAAACACTTAACTGACACCAAAGCTTTGATCAAAAGATCTAAGCACACGAGCTGGTACACCAAGGTTCAGCTAAGAGTACATACTGATTACAACAGGAAACCCCAAAGTGCTCCCATGGTTACAGGGTTCCTGGCATACCGCTGGCACTTTTCAACCTTTtttagtaaataatttcttcGTGGGAACACAGGCTAATCTAGAGCAAGTGCAATACCATTACAGGAGGTTTTGCTTTCCTGGTTACACGGCAGAGGCAGGGTGAGGGCTCTCCCCCTAAGCTGCTCAGTCAAGGAGTGGGAAACCACATGCTTCAGCACCTCTCCGGAGATGAAAGAGGCGCTTTTCTGAACCTCGGAACAAAGCGGACTGAACTTTAGACCCTTACCCGCTGGCTCACAGCACCCGGCGGGCCCACGGGCTGCAGCCGGCACTCGGAGCCCACGGACCAGACCAGCACCCACCGCCCGCGCGCACGGAGGGTGTGCAGGGGAGCGCCCAGGGGACCCCCACCCTGCCGCAGGTGCAccgctggtggggggggggcagcgggcagcggtGCGGGCAGCGGTGCGGGCAGCCCACACGCACCCGCTCCGGCGCGCCCCTTCCCACCCACACTACAAATCCCACAATGCACCGCGCGCGCCCCAGCGCCGCACCTGGCGCATGCGCACGGCTCCGTATGGCTCCAAGATGGCCGACACAGCGTCCGGTGGCTCCGGCACGGTAACGGCGGCTCCTCGCCGGGACGCGAGGCTGTTGTTGAGAGCGTTTCCCGCGGGGACCGGGAAAAAAGGCAGCGATCCGCTCCTCCCGTAGCGCTGAAGCGCCTGCGGCCTGCACGGGGGGCTTTGAGGCGGAGGCTGAAGGGAGGGAGGCGCTGATTGGCTGAATGGCCGTAGGGAggcggggctcggcggcgggGCTTGATTGGCTCCAGTTCTTGCGCTCGGATTGGCCGGCGAGGGGGGCAGCGAGGCGGGGGTGCCCGCGGGGCGGCTTTTTTAAAGGGGCCGCGCCCCAAGGGACGTTCCGCCTTGGGTGGTGCCTGAAGCACCgtgtctgtgtgtatacatgtatatatttgtctgtatatatgtatatgtgtgtgtatatgtatatagatgtatatatgtagatctgtgtgtgtacatgtgtatatatgtatgtgtatgtacatgtatatatatgtatgtgtatgtacatgtgtatatatgtatgtgtatgtacatgtgtatatacgtgtgcatacatgtgcatgcatgcagTGGGGGACAGGCAACCCTGCCTTCAGCCCTCCGGTGTGTCCCAGGGCCCGTCCCAGGGCAGTGCCCCGCAGCCTGGGATGCCCTTGCCCTTCCCGGTACCTGGACCTGGGGCCAGCAGAGCTCAGGCCTCGCTGCCCTCCCTGACCTCTGGAAACTTCAATTCCCTGAGCTCTCATttcagggctgggggggtgtctGTGTCCGCAGAGGTCGGGCAGCAAGCATGCAACCACGCCTGCGGATAACTACTACCTGGCTCGGAGGAGGACTCTGCAGGTGGTGGTCAGCTCCCTGCTCACCGAAGCTGGCTTTGAGAGCGCTGAGAAGGCGGCGGTGGAGACGCTGACAGAGATGTTACAAAGCTGTGAGTATCCAGCTTTGTGAGCGACCAGCAAACTCACACCGATCCCCTGAAGTTTCTTGTTCCTCAGTTTTCAAGTTGgccttcactttttcttttttttttttggttgggtttttttccgcTTTTGTTATGTCGTGTTAATGATATTAGCAAAAGCGGAAGGCTACAGCACAGCCCTAGAGTCACAGACTTCTGTGAGCATGAGATGTTTGTCCACACTCAGAAGTGCTTATATATCTTACTCAGGGAGTACTCATTAGCTACTCATTAGGTATCCTGATAAGCTCCACGTATTGAGATGCTGCCGGAATAAATAGAGAAATAACAAAGTTCCAGACATTTGGTTCGTTAAGGCTGTAGAAGTGCCTGTGTTTGgcagctcttctgcttttctgggtGATGTCAGGTGACACATATTTCTGAAACCAACAGATGATCAagttggagtccccatccctggaggtgtttaagagtagggttgccatagcgctgagggatctggtggagttgggaactgtcagttgtaggttaacggttggactagatgatcttcaagatcctttccaacctggatgattctgtgatttgtattttttcatgctTGTGATGCAGATTTGCCTTTTGCATTTGTGGAAGACATCTGAGTTTGATCTTTAGTGTCTCTGTACTTTGCACATGCTTTAAATACACAGGCTGTAAGACACTGGATTCCAAGAGCTATTTTTCATTCCTGGCTAAATTTGCTAAAAATTCACATCTCTGAAGCTAGGGTTGGGCTGATAGAAATGTGTGGTCACTGTCTGAATCAAATATGTggtggtgtcttttttttccccccagatatTTCTGAAATTGGAAGAAGCGCAAAGTCCTACTGTGAACATACAGCCAGAACACAGCCTACGCTCTCTGATATAGTGGTTACTCTAGTGGAAATGGGTGAGTAGTTGACTGGTCCCACTAATTCCAGCTGCCTGCATTGCAGAAGATTTGGGTGTGCTGTGTCAGTAGGAAAATCTGTCCCCCATGTTTGTGGAGTGTGTGTGATGTGATGCCCACTGTTCTGGGCACTCAGATATCGCTGCTGCGGATGCAGTATGGATATATACAGAGTGTGTGATTTTCTTTCTCATGTAATTTGGAGCCCATGGAAGAATTCTGGTGAAGCCTGAGAAGGGATTTTTGACAGGATAAACTCTTGGTGtgatttctgtttcctcttttgtGTTTCAGGGTTCAATGTTGAAACACTTCCTGCGTATGCCAAGCGCTCCCAGAGGATGGTCATCACTGCCCGTATGTGGGaaatcctttctctttttatGCAGGAAATTGGCAATAATACAGCattcctctctgctgtgcatccagagcttttgcttttccagtGCTCCTGGAAGTGCAGTTTGTGTTAAGGACTCCTGTAATGACTTGTGTAGTAGGTGAAGGAAGGTACCCTCTGCCGAATCCATTGCCTTTGCTTCAGCATCCTCACTGCACACGAGAATCCTCAAGGTGGTTTTGTTCTTGCGTAGGAGAGAGGGCTCAAGTAATCCGTGTTCCCTTTTGGGATGCCAAACACAACCTGAAACTATTGCTCATGGGCTGTGCTCTGTCCCCTTTGTAGGACCTGGAGACACGGGTCACAGCTCAGTATAAGCTAGCACTTTATGGCTAACTCTTGGCAGAATGGAGCTGCCTGATTTGTATATGTGCATGTTTTTTAACTGCAGCTCCTGTGACAAACCAGCCCGTGACTCCCAAAGCCCTGACAGCTGGACAGAACAAGCCACATCCATCCCACATTCCTGGCCATTTCCCTGAGTTTCCAGATCCTCACACTTACATCAAGACGCCAGTGagtgaaaaaagatttttatgcCATTTGGGGCTGTTTGAAGTCAATGACACCAGGAGTGGTGTATAAGTATTTTTACTGCAGTGCTGGTACTGTTTATCCAAAACTTCTCCTGGCTTAATTGTTTATGGGTTGCCCTTGCTGTAGATTTCTGACTGATTGACTTCTGTAGCTCTCTGAAAATCTGTGCATGTTGAAGGTCAATGCTTGCCTGTAACATCTGCGTCCTAGCAGTGTTTTGAGCTTCTCTGCATTGCATCGACTAATGGTGttctggttttttcctccctgctccaCAGACATACCGGGAGCCAGTATCTGATTATCAAGTCCTGCGGGAAAAGGCAGCATCGCAACGGCGCGATGTAGAAAGAGCTCTCACACGTTTCATGGCGAAGACGGGAGAAACGCAGAGTCTCTTCAAAGATGATGTCAGCACATTCCCATGTGAGTTACCTAGGACACTTTGTGCTGTAAATGACAGCTGTCTAACCGAGTATACGCTCCGTTAAGAGATCTTGCCTCTGCAAGAGGTGAGCACTGAATGATCGCATTGGGTTTGCCCTTCTGAGGCACTGGAAGGCTGGGAAATGGggaattttctatttaaaatgggGATGAAAAACAGCCAAATGGTAGACTTCCACCATCATCAAAGGCTCACTTTCTTCTGCTGGTGGAAAAGGCCTTAGCTGATAGGTGCTAAATTCAAAGCTCATCCCAGTCCTGTTTCTGCCCCTCTGTAACTTTTGAACAAGTAGTTTCTCCTCTCTTACATTTTTGAGATAGGCAGTGGAGGTTCTCCTGTCTATCTGCAAAGCAGTGATGAGAATTCCCACCTTCCCAAGGCTTGCTGACAGCACACATGTCAGTGTTATCTTAAGGGGGACTAAGCGATGCTTCAGCCTGTGAGATAATTGAACTTTTATGGAGGTCAGGAAGGACTTTTTTGTGTTAGTATAATGCTGTGTCCTTGGCCTCAGAAAGTAGGAAATTGAAGACTGCCATCTTTTAGGAACAGCATAGTTCATTCCTGATCCCTGGGAGGAGCAGGTAAagagtgtgtgtgtttaaaaCCAGAGCCAGTGAAAGTGTTTGGTCTCTAAGAAACTGCTTGGCTTTGTGCTTCAGAATCTCTGACTTGAGGAGTCTTCTCCCAGCTTGCTGACTGTGTTCTTTTCCCTAACCCTAGTGATTGCTGCCAGGCCTTTCACTGTACCCTACCTGACAGCTCTTCTCCCCTCTGAGCTGGAAATGCAGCAAATGGAAGAAACAGATTCATCTGAGCAAGACGACCAGACAGACACCGAGAACCTCCCGCTGCACATGAGCACGGTACGCCCAGCCTGAGAGATCAAGGTCTCTTGGGCCCGACTTACTTAAACTTATGAAACCTGGTTCTTTGCCTGTCTTCCTTGCAGCTGGGCAGTGTGGGTGGAAAACGGCAGAGTGGGTTGCGTTTTACCAGGTGTAAATGACTAAACGTTGTCATGGTTCTTTAGCTTCTGCAGGGTGCAAAGCAAAATGAGGTTGGATTGTGAGCTTTCAGTACAACCTTCATTTCGGTGTTAGGGGAGAGGATCCCACACTGTTCCCGGAGGGGATCTTCTTGTGTTAGAAATCAGGAGTCC
The sequence above is a segment of the Strix uralensis isolate ZFMK-TIS-50842 chromosome 24, bStrUra1, whole genome shotgun sequence genome. Coding sequences within it:
- the TAF8 gene encoding transcription initiation factor TFIID subunit 8 isoform X2 → MRTAPYGSKMADTASGGSGTRSGSKHATTPADNYYLARRRTLQVVVSSLLTEAGFESAEKAAVETLTEMLQSYISEIGRSAKSYCEHTARTQPTLSDIVVTLVEMGFNVETLPAYAKRSQRMVITAPPVTNQPVTPKALTAGQNKPHPSHIPGHFPEFPDPHTYIKTPTYREPVSDYQVLREKAASQRRDVERALTRFMAKTGETQSLFKDDVSTFPLIAARPFTVPYLTALLPSELEMQQMEETDSSEQDDQTDTENLPLHMSTDDSGPEKENASVLQQNTSLSGSRNGEENVIDNPYLRPVKKPKIRRKK
- the TAF8 gene encoding transcription initiation factor TFIID subunit 8 isoform X1, giving the protein MRTAPYGSKMADTASGGSGTRSGSKHATTPADNYYLARRRTLQVVVSSLLTEAGFESAEKAAVETLTEMLQSYISEIGRSAKSYCEHTARTQPTLSDIVVTLVEMAPVTNQPVTPKALTAGQNKPHPSHIPGHFPEFPDPHTYIKTPTYREPVSDYQVLREKAASQRRDVERALTRFMAKTGETQSLFKDDVSTFPLIAARPFTVPYLTALLPSELEMQQMEETDSSEQDDQTDTENLPLHMSTDDSGPEKENASVLQQNTSLSGSRNGEENVIDNPYLRPVKKPKIRRKK